A section of the Candidatus Eremiobacteraceae bacterium genome encodes:
- a CDS encoding DUF2326 domain-containing protein, protein MQEQQLSNSQTNLSFLFDLDYRLPMALDSVRKRERQLRELRSAARSGAFGSVVHTVAQIRPQLAAAEARVNQLRYRLSSFIVLDEYNVIVQEIASLRSELRKIAEENLIDEDRLTQLRSSLETEQDVDEQQIANMFSELQDLIPNAIQRRLDAVARFHRSVIDNRRHALVRELEQSQVRIRERTEAGRALDNRRSTLMRTLEGRGALEDFTHLQTELARDQQELAQLRTQFATAQMLEGDATGLEIEKREIERRTREDHAIRNTRLEHAALIVRELVQSLYDDRIGNLLIDVTPNGPYFRIEIEGDRSEGISRMEIWCFDMLVSRLLAERNLGPRILVHDSHIFDGVDGRQVSAALKQGLSYAQEFDFQYIVTMNSDVFGALEIDVNVRNTVIEPRLSDQRADGGIFGTIIEDVRREMRLTPEADEESATDEEIVNNEA, encoded by the coding sequence GTGCAAGAACAACAACTTTCAAACAGTCAGACTAATCTTTCATTTCTTTTTGACTTAGATTATCGCTTACCGATGGCCCTTGATTCGGTGAGGAAGCGAGAACGCCAACTCCGCGAGCTGCGAAGCGCGGCTCGAAGCGGCGCCTTTGGTTCGGTGGTGCATACGGTGGCCCAGATTCGGCCACAGCTTGCGGCTGCCGAGGCGCGGGTTAACCAGCTACGATATCGCTTATCGTCATTTATTGTGCTTGACGAATACAATGTAATCGTTCAGGAGATAGCTAGCCTCAGATCGGAGCTAAGAAAAATAGCTGAGGAGAACTTGATAGACGAGGATCGTCTTACGCAACTTAGGTCATCGTTGGAAACGGAACAGGACGTTGATGAACAGCAAATAGCGAACATGTTCTCAGAACTCCAGGATCTTATCCCAAACGCGATTCAACGTCGGTTAGACGCTGTCGCTAGATTTCATCGGTCGGTTATCGACAATAGACGACACGCACTGGTTCGAGAACTTGAACAATCGCAAGTCCGGATTCGCGAACGCACAGAGGCGGGGCGCGCTTTAGATAATCGGCGATCAACACTCATGAGAACACTTGAGGGAAGAGGGGCTCTTGAGGATTTTACTCATTTACAAACGGAGTTAGCGCGAGATCAGCAAGAACTCGCGCAACTGCGTACCCAATTTGCAACCGCCCAGATGCTCGAAGGCGACGCAACCGGACTCGAAATTGAAAAAAGGGAGATCGAACGGCGAACCAGGGAAGACCATGCGATTAGAAATACCAGGCTCGAGCATGCCGCACTTATCGTTAGGGAGCTGGTTCAATCGCTCTACGATGACAGGATCGGCAACCTATTGATAGACGTCACACCCAATGGGCCCTATTTCCGAATTGAGATCGAGGGCGATCGGAGTGAAGGGATCTCTCGAATGGAAATATGGTGCTTTGATATGCTCGTGTCGCGATTGCTAGCGGAGCGCAATCTTGGTCCGCGAATTCTCGTCCATGATAGCCATATATTCGATGGGGTAGATGGACGACAAGTATCGGCAGCGCTCAAACAAGGACTAAGTTACGCTCAGGAATTCGACTTTCAATATATTGTAACCATGAATTCTGACGTTTTTGGTGCTCTCGAAATTGACGTCAACGTCAGGAACACAGTGATCGAACCGAGGTTAAGTGACCAGCGCGCTGACGGTGGCATTTTCGGGACTATTATCGAAGATGTAAGAAGAGAGATGCGATTGACGCCGGAGGCCGACGAAGAGTCTGCAACAGACGAGGAAATTGTCAACAACGAAGCTTAG
- a CDS encoding kelch repeat-containing protein, translating into MPTAREYLAAGVINGILYAVGGQGKSGTDTWSTEAYHPTTDSWTTKARIPTKRFLLAAGVVNGKLYAVGGISHSFCNTVEAYDPSSNTWTTKAPMPTALAAPAAGVINGILYAVGGYDGTQIFNTVVAYDPATDTWTTKAPMPTARFGLAVGVINGILYAVGGGNANSVDVNTVEAYDPVTDTWTTKAPMPTARRYLAAGVVDGKLYAVGGFNGHILNTLEAYDPATDAWTTEPSMPTARYGLATSVVGSRLFAIGGHYFRHKVEAFNPRKSP; encoded by the coding sequence ATGCCGACGGCGCGCGAGTATCTGGCCGCGGGCGTCATCAACGGCATACTCTATGCCGTCGGGGGCCAGGGCAAGTCCGGAACAGACACCTGGAGCACAGAGGCCTATCATCCCACGACGGATTCCTGGACAACCAAGGCACGCATTCCGACGAAGCGCTTTCTCCTGGCTGCGGGCGTCGTCAACGGCAAACTCTATGCTGTCGGCGGCATCTCGCACTCATTTTGCAACACGGTTGAAGCCTATGATCCGTCGTCCAACACTTGGACCACCAAGGCACCCATGCCGACCGCGCTCGCAGCCCCAGCTGCGGGTGTCATAAACGGCATACTCTATGCTGTCGGCGGCTATGACGGCACGCAAATCTTCAATACGGTCGTAGCTTACGATCCTGCAACGGATACCTGGACCACCAAGGCACCCATGCCGACCGCGCGCTTCGGCCTAGCTGTGGGCGTCATAAACGGCATACTCTATGCTGTCGGCGGCGGTAACGCGAACAGCGTCGATGTGAATACAGTTGAGGCTTACGATCCCGTGACGGATACATGGACCACCAAGGCACCCATGCCTACGGCGCGCAGGTACCTAGCTGCAGGCGTCGTCGACGGCAAACTCTACGCCGTCGGCGGCTTTAACGGCCACATCTTGAACACGCTTGAAGCGTACGATCCTGCGACAGACGCGTGGACTACCGAGCCGTCTATGCCGACCGCGCGCTACGGCCTAGCAACGAGCGTGGTTGGGTCCAGACTCTTCGCGATTGGCGGCCACTACTTCCGGCATAAGGTGGAAGCCTTTAACCCACGAAAATCGCCATAA
- a CDS encoding ABC-three component system protein, protein MDFRKRRFLEALLFIDLTSKSGTSFQARISDFLAAVYGNDFERTISAGRHGDRGCDGYNAATKTVYQCYGKERGSGVNTAFIISKIQHDFQVAQTHFGQRMVNWVFVHNLVEGLPTDVGLAIQALREQNPQIHISTMTKDGIGSLLFALPDDALDLLFAPSPDRSFDDIDPADIQRLLKTVAAGAREATHGELMPVPREKISYNTLSEPAARVVRDNVQYVGQVAKFVREDADPIFGEAVASSLNAKYQSLRSQGMSSDDIMDELLGFVVGRDRLDYSISELKAAEVIVAYFFNNCDVFEDQPRS, encoded by the coding sequence GTGGACTTTCGGAAGCGCCGTTTCCTCGAAGCATTGTTATTTATTGACCTAACGTCGAAGTCGGGGACATCATTTCAAGCTAGAATATCGGACTTTCTCGCCGCCGTGTACGGGAATGATTTCGAACGCACGATATCAGCCGGTCGACACGGTGATCGCGGTTGCGACGGCTATAACGCCGCCACTAAGACTGTGTATCAATGCTACGGTAAAGAACGCGGCTCCGGGGTTAACACCGCCTTTATAATTTCCAAGATACAGCACGATTTTCAGGTCGCTCAAACACACTTTGGACAAAGGATGGTGAATTGGGTATTCGTTCATAATCTGGTAGAGGGACTACCAACTGATGTGGGTCTGGCAATCCAGGCTCTAAGGGAGCAGAATCCACAAATTCACATTTCGACCATGACAAAAGACGGAATCGGGTCGCTGTTATTTGCCTTACCGGACGATGCCCTCGACTTACTATTTGCTCCATCTCCGGATAGATCATTTGATGATATTGATCCAGCGGACATCCAACGTTTACTGAAAACGGTTGCAGCAGGCGCGCGCGAAGCGACGCATGGTGAACTCATGCCAGTACCCAGAGAAAAGATTAGCTACAATACCCTAAGCGAGCCAGCGGCGCGTGTAGTACGCGACAACGTGCAGTACGTTGGGCAGGTCGCAAAGTTTGTACGCGAGGATGCAGATCCCATTTTTGGAGAGGCCGTTGCGTCGTCGTTGAACGCGAAGTATCAATCGCTTAGGTCACAAGGAATGTCATCGGACGATATAATGGATGAACTTCTAGGGTTCGTAGTCGGTCGGGACCGTCTCGACTATAGCATAAGCGAGTTGAAGGCAGCTGAGGTTATAGTCGCGTATTTTTTTAATAACTGCGACGTCTTCGAAGACCAGCCAAGGTCTTAA